In Argiope bruennichi chromosome 4, qqArgBrue1.1, whole genome shotgun sequence, a single window of DNA contains:
- the LOC129966719 gene encoding major facilitator superfamily domain-containing protein 6-like isoform X2, protein MSEGRMCHVNTRFLPIKAHYFFFFGAMGGVMPFMPVLAKNLGISSTAVGLVYTVLPFCVFFSKPLFGFISDLFRNIKLIVFLLVCATSVGYFSVIFLPPIDNVKWIHVDAQCQNMEKSISVLPNEYDRRCFRDVLKQGVNGELNFMPCNTNSTLILHERVTTSKFLNATTEQSADSSGKLWLKFTPDSRFTCGCIKNGSSSFKSVKMNSCLLGDNDSVYRTYQFWVFTILVVIGGTGSATVFCLSDAACYEVLGERTELYGRQRLWATMSWGFVTLLAGFFDDIATGNSDTTNYVPGFFLMLILVAIDLLLLLRIKLTKANFSMHICQDIGQIFSSCETVAFAICVYIIGGLTGLIWNYQFWFLEDLGATRTLMGLCVAVQCLVAEIPFFFFAGWFIKTFGYFTCIIGSFIAFTFRLGLYCVLENPWLVLPVEIFHGLSFAVFYASMTGYASNNAPPGTEATMMGILGGLFEGLGVATGSLLGGVGFDRIGGRKTFLIAAIISSICIPCLVLVLLLLRKLRPKDRIPVPSNAKDCS, encoded by the exons ATGTCAGAGGGACGTATGTGCCATGTCAATACGCGCTTCTTGCCCATCAAAGCccactattttttcttttttggag CCATGGGAGGAGTGATGCCATTTATGCCCGTGCTGGCGAAGAATCTCGGAATTAGTTCTACAGCTGTTGGACTCGTCTACACGGTGCTTCCTTTCTGCGTGTTTTTCTCGAAACCGCTCTTCGGCTTCATCTCAGACTTGTTCCGAAACATAAAGCTGATCGTCTTCCTGCTCGTCTGTGCCACGTCCGTAGGCTACTTTTCAGTCATATTCCTGCCGCCCATCGATAACGTAAAATGGATTCACGTGGATGCCCAGTGCCAGAACATGGAGAAGTCCATATCTGTTCTGCCAAACGAATACGACAGACGTTGCTTTAGAGACGTTCTCAAACAGGGAGTGAACGGTGAACTCAATTTCATGCCTTGCAACACAAATAGCACACTCATCCTTCATGAGAGAGTCACCACCAGCAAGTTTTTGAATGCAACTACAGAACAATCTGCTGATTCCAGTGGCAAATTATGGCTGAAGTTCACGCCTGATTCACGATTTACCTGTGGTTGCATCAAAAACGGTTCATCTTCTTTCAAAAGTGttaaaatgaattcatgtttgCTGGGGGACAACGACTCGGTGTATAGGACTTACCAGTTTTGGGTTTTTACCATACTGGTAGTCATTGGGGGTACAGGATCCGCAACTGTATTTTGCCTCAGCGATGCTGCCTGTTATGAAGTCCTAGGAGAACGGACTGAGTTATATGGAAGACAGAGATTGTGGGCCACCATGAGTTGGGGATTTGTAACTCTTTTAGCTGGTTTCTTTGATGATATAGCTACAGGAAATTCTGATACCACGAACTATGTCCCTGGATTCTTCCTAATGCTAATTCTAGTTGCTATTGatcttcttttattattgagaataaaACTTACCAAGGCAAACTTTTCAATGCACATATGTCAAGACATAGGTCAAATATTCTCCTCCTGTGAAACCGTTGCTTTTGCAATTTGTGTTTACATTATCGGTGGTTTGACGGGCCTCATATGGAATTACCAGTTTTGGTTCCTGGAAGACTTGGGCGCCACACGGACTTTGATGGGTCTTTGTGTAGCTGTTCAATGCCTAGTTGCTGAAATACCTTTCTTCTTCTTTGCGGGGTGGTTCATCAAGACTTTTGGATATTTCACTTGCATCATAGGCTCCTTCATTGCTTTTACTTTCCGACTGGGACTCTACTGTGTTCTGGAAAATCCTTGGTTGGTTCTTCCTGTTGAAATATTCCATGGATTGAGTTTTGCTGTCTTCTATGCCTCCATGACTGGATATGCATCAAACAATGCCCCGCCAGGAACTGAGGCAACTATGATGGGTATACTGGGAGGTCTTTTTGAAGGCCTTG GTGTCGCCACGGGCAGTCTTCTCGGTGGAGTCGGTTTCGACAGAATCGGTGGCCGTAAGACCTTTCTGATAGCCGCCATAATCAGCTCGATCTGCATCCCATGTCTCGTATTAGTTCTACTTCTTCTACGGAAACTTCGACCCAAAGACAGAATTCCAGTTCCATCAAATGCCAAAGACTGTTCATAA
- the LOC129966722 gene encoding uncharacterized protein LOC129966722 isoform X2 — translation MDELSKLRKTRGLHRSSVTKYINKINSDLEEKIDSLTTKDLQEALNYLNISSTQLKDYDKPIQNLIKDDKEFETEIESAFEYNEKIIVCLSKLSAQLKCLQDESERQSISSNVSLLGATGNPNLDAINNTQESSAIVPVNEYNFKTIKLPKLTIEKYYGDPCCWLEFWNQFQNSIDNNKSLSKIDKFSYLKSLLGGAAAIAVNGFALSDENYDQALKLLKQRFGREELVINAHMSKLLNLVPVTDSNNIYGLRKLYDAVEINLRSLESLKVTSEMYGHLLYPILIKLIPEDLVLEFNRKKVDNSVKFEFNVTELLNFLRIEIECRESSALMHTAKGDKRKENSPPKAKQNPFNNFSRNTASSHDILRSPRSSAKPKDLQCFSASALNENCLYCKGEHQSELCSQTDLETKLGVLKQDGRCFLCLKPKHRVNECRQRRYLTCEICGKKHNKSICSQAESNTPDLNKDNKNVITAISHYDKNKTNFSRGNIFLQTCAALVRNDETNEFETVRLMLDNGSMRTFITREVSEKLKLKVIRKESLSVYSFGAKQAKEHSYNIVRVELKNREDPSLRIEVEALVTENISATTLPAPNNNITKTYYKLKHLQLADNIDNRGKNISILIGVDYYYEIVSGRIKRLNNKLVATETIFGWCLQGHVGLSNDLMTMKIVVDEKDISDQLKQFWDLENLGVEGVEEDDFEKHTVDKEIMKQFEENIVYQNKRYTVKFPWKTNMKEYLANNFEVAKRRFSHLKSKFIKDKSLYLDYKAVIEDHLKEGIIKKVITCEEEKPSFYLPHRAVIREDKTTTRLRVVFDASSHAKGQLSLNDCLHTGINLIPDLFEILIGFREQAVAITADIKKAFLQIQIAEEDQNYTSFFWTEDPEKEEEEIFKMTRVLFGVKSSPFLLAATIQYHLKSPGRSVSIHRRLRKRKIKAFCFFICFCNNCSTVPVCFVETCSRVYRRLFQQTKSHFTGISDCPNRVLFSPLTSSSFAERRQQCCRWQWLHHQFLYAEF, via the coding sequence aTGGATGAACTTTCTAAATTGAGAAAAACCAGAGGTTTGCATAGATCTTCAGTTACAAAGTACATTAACAAGATTAATAGCGATTTGGAAGAGAAAATAGATTCTCTTACCACCAAAGATTTGCAAGAGgccttaaattatttgaatatatcgtCTACACAGTTAAAAGACTATGATAAACCTATACAAAATCTAATCAAAGATGATAAGGAATTCGAAACCGAAATTGAGTCGGCTTtcgaatacaatgaaaaaatcatAGTTTGTTTGTCCAAGTTATCAgcgcaattaaaatgtttacaagacGAATCAGAGCGCCAATCAATATcatcaaatgtttctttattaggCGCTACAGGAAATCCTAATTTAGATGCAATAAACAACACTCAGGAAAGTTCAGCCATCGTACCTGtaaacgaatataattttaagaccataaaattgcctaaacttacaattgaaaaatattatggagACCCCTGTTGCTGGttagaattttggaatcaatttcaaaattctattgataataacaaatctctgtcaaaaatagataaattctcatatttaaagtcACTATTAGGGGGTGCGGCCGCTATTGCGGTTAATGGCTTTGCGCTCTCAGACGAGAATTATGATCAggctttaaaattgttgaaacaaagatttggcagAGAAGAACTGGTTATTAACGCACACATgtcaaaattactaaatcttGTACCAGTaactgattcaaataatatttatggtcTTAGGAAGTTATATGATGCCGTAGAGATAAACTTAAGAAGtttagaatcattaaaagttaCTTCAGAGATGTATGGGCATTTACTCTatcccattttaattaaattgattcccGAAGATCTTGTccttgaatttaatagaaaaaaagttgataattcgGTGAAGTTCGAATTTAATGTAactgaattactaaattttttaagaattgaaattgaatgtagAGAATCCTCTGCGCTTATGCATACCGCAAAAGGCGATAAACGCAAAGAAAATTCGCCCCCGAAAGCGAAACAGAATCCTTTCAACAACTTCAGTCGAAACACAGCTAGCTCGCATGATATATTGCGAAGTCCAAGGTCAAGCGCAAAACCGAAGGATCTTCAATGTTTTTCCGCGTCAGCTTTAaacgaaaattgtttatattgtaaaGGTGAGCATCAATCGGAGTTATGTTCTCAAACCGACTTAGAAACGAAACTCGGTGTTTTAAAACAAGATGGCAGATGTTTTTTATGCTTGAAGCCAAAACATCGAGTTAATGAATGCCGCCAGAGAAGATATTTGACATGTGAAATATGTGGAAAGAAGCATAATAAATCTATTTGCTCTCAAGCAGAATCTAATACACCCGATTTGAATAAAGATAATAAGAACGTAATTACCGCAATTTCACATtacgataaaaacaaaacaaacttttctcgcggtaatatatttcttcaaacatgTGCAGCCCTAGTACGCAATGATGAAACAAACGAATTTGAAACAGTACGACTAATGTTAGATAATGGAAGTATGAGAACATTTATAACACgtgaagtttcagaaaaattaaagttaaaagtaataagaaaagaatctttATCGGTATACTCTTTTGGCGCTAAACAAGCAAAGGAACATTCTTACAATATAGTGAGAGTAGAATTAAAAAACCGTGAGGATCCCTCTTTACGTATTGAAGTAGAAGCTTTGGTTACAGAAAACATTTCAGCCACTACTCTTCCTGCACCTAACAACAATATTACTAAAACGTACTATAAATTGAAGCATTTACAGCTAGCTGATAATATTGATAATAGAGGCAAGAATATCTCAATATTAATTGGTgtagattattattatgaaatcgtTTCAggcagaataaaaagattaaacaacAAACTGGTAGCGACTGAAACAATTTTTGGATGGTGCTTGCAAGGTCACgtaggtttatcaaatgatttaatgacCATGAAGATTGTAGTAGATGAAAAGGATATTTCGGACCAACTTAAACAATTTTGGGATCTTGAGAATTTAGGGGTAGAAGGGGTTGAAGAGgatgatttcgaaaaacatactgtagataaagaaattatgaaacaatttgaagaaaatattgtttatcaaaataaaagatatactgtAAAGTTTCCttggaaaacaaatatgaaagaatatttagctAATAACTTTGAAGTGGCTAAAAGGAGGTTttcgcatttaaaatcaaaatttattaaagataaatcgttatatttagattataaagCTGTTATTGAAGATCATTTAAAAGAAGGTatcattaagaaagttataacatgtgaagaagaaaaaccttcattttatttgcctcaCAGGGCGGTAATAAGGGAAGATAAAACTACCACTCGTTTGAGAGTGGTATTTGACGCGAGTTCTCATGCGAAAGGACAGTTGTCGTTAAATGATTGTTTACATACTGGTATCAATCTCATTCCAGatctttttgagattttaataggttTTAGAGAGCAGGCTGTTGCCATAACTGCCGACATAAAGAAGGCCTTTCTGCAAATACAGATTGCCGAAGAAGATCAGAATTATACTAGTTTTTTCTGGACGGAAGATCCGGAAAAGGAAGAAGAGGAAATTTTCAAGATGACTCGAGTTCTTTTCGGTGTCAAATCAAGCCCCTTCCTCCTTGCAGCTACAATCCAATACCATCTAAAGAG
- the LOC129966719 gene encoding major facilitator superfamily domain-containing protein 6-like isoform X1 — protein MSIMSEGRMCHVNTRFLPIKAHYFFFFGAMGGVMPFMPVLAKNLGISSTAVGLVYTVLPFCVFFSKPLFGFISDLFRNIKLIVFLLVCATSVGYFSVIFLPPIDNVKWIHVDAQCQNMEKSISVLPNEYDRRCFRDVLKQGVNGELNFMPCNTNSTLILHERVTTSKFLNATTEQSADSSGKLWLKFTPDSRFTCGCIKNGSSSFKSVKMNSCLLGDNDSVYRTYQFWVFTILVVIGGTGSATVFCLSDAACYEVLGERTELYGRQRLWATMSWGFVTLLAGFFDDIATGNSDTTNYVPGFFLMLILVAIDLLLLLRIKLTKANFSMHICQDIGQIFSSCETVAFAICVYIIGGLTGLIWNYQFWFLEDLGATRTLMGLCVAVQCLVAEIPFFFFAGWFIKTFGYFTCIIGSFIAFTFRLGLYCVLENPWLVLPVEIFHGLSFAVFYASMTGYASNNAPPGTEATMMGILGGLFEGLGVATGSLLGGVGFDRIGGRKTFLIAAIISSICIPCLVLVLLLLRKLRPKDRIPVPSNAKDCS, from the exons ATG TCGATAATGTCAGAGGGACGTATGTGCCATGTCAATACGCGCTTCTTGCCCATCAAAGCccactattttttcttttttggag CCATGGGAGGAGTGATGCCATTTATGCCCGTGCTGGCGAAGAATCTCGGAATTAGTTCTACAGCTGTTGGACTCGTCTACACGGTGCTTCCTTTCTGCGTGTTTTTCTCGAAACCGCTCTTCGGCTTCATCTCAGACTTGTTCCGAAACATAAAGCTGATCGTCTTCCTGCTCGTCTGTGCCACGTCCGTAGGCTACTTTTCAGTCATATTCCTGCCGCCCATCGATAACGTAAAATGGATTCACGTGGATGCCCAGTGCCAGAACATGGAGAAGTCCATATCTGTTCTGCCAAACGAATACGACAGACGTTGCTTTAGAGACGTTCTCAAACAGGGAGTGAACGGTGAACTCAATTTCATGCCTTGCAACACAAATAGCACACTCATCCTTCATGAGAGAGTCACCACCAGCAAGTTTTTGAATGCAACTACAGAACAATCTGCTGATTCCAGTGGCAAATTATGGCTGAAGTTCACGCCTGATTCACGATTTACCTGTGGTTGCATCAAAAACGGTTCATCTTCTTTCAAAAGTGttaaaatgaattcatgtttgCTGGGGGACAACGACTCGGTGTATAGGACTTACCAGTTTTGGGTTTTTACCATACTGGTAGTCATTGGGGGTACAGGATCCGCAACTGTATTTTGCCTCAGCGATGCTGCCTGTTATGAAGTCCTAGGAGAACGGACTGAGTTATATGGAAGACAGAGATTGTGGGCCACCATGAGTTGGGGATTTGTAACTCTTTTAGCTGGTTTCTTTGATGATATAGCTACAGGAAATTCTGATACCACGAACTATGTCCCTGGATTCTTCCTAATGCTAATTCTAGTTGCTATTGatcttcttttattattgagaataaaACTTACCAAGGCAAACTTTTCAATGCACATATGTCAAGACATAGGTCAAATATTCTCCTCCTGTGAAACCGTTGCTTTTGCAATTTGTGTTTACATTATCGGTGGTTTGACGGGCCTCATATGGAATTACCAGTTTTGGTTCCTGGAAGACTTGGGCGCCACACGGACTTTGATGGGTCTTTGTGTAGCTGTTCAATGCCTAGTTGCTGAAATACCTTTCTTCTTCTTTGCGGGGTGGTTCATCAAGACTTTTGGATATTTCACTTGCATCATAGGCTCCTTCATTGCTTTTACTTTCCGACTGGGACTCTACTGTGTTCTGGAAAATCCTTGGTTGGTTCTTCCTGTTGAAATATTCCATGGATTGAGTTTTGCTGTCTTCTATGCCTCCATGACTGGATATGCATCAAACAATGCCCCGCCAGGAACTGAGGCAACTATGATGGGTATACTGGGAGGTCTTTTTGAAGGCCTTG GTGTCGCCACGGGCAGTCTTCTCGGTGGAGTCGGTTTCGACAGAATCGGTGGCCGTAAGACCTTTCTGATAGCCGCCATAATCAGCTCGATCTGCATCCCATGTCTCGTATTAGTTCTACTTCTTCTACGGAAACTTCGACCCAAAGACAGAATTCCAGTTCCATCAAATGCCAAAGACTGTTCATAA
- the LOC129966722 gene encoding uncharacterized protein LOC129966722 isoform X1: MDELSKLRKTRGLHRSSVTKYINKINSDLEEKIDSLTTKDLQEALNYLNISSTQLKDYDKPIQNLIKDDKEFETEIESAFEYNEKIIVCLSKLSAQLKCLQDESERQSISSNVSLLGATGNPNLDAINNTQESSAIVPVNEYNFKTIKLPKLTIEKYYGDPCCWLEFWNQFQNSIDNNKSLSKIDKFSYLKSLLGGAAAIAVNGFALSDENYDQALKLLKQRFGREELVINAHMSKLLNLVPVTDSNNIYGLRKLYDAVEINLRSLESLKVTSEMYGHLLYPILIKLIPEDLVLEFNRKKVDNSVKFEFNVTELLNFLRIEIECRESSALMHTAKGDKRKENSPPKAKQNPFNNFSRNTASSHDILRSPRSSAKPKDLQCFSASALNENCLYCKGEHQSELCSQTDLETKLGVLKQDGRCFLCLKPKHRVNECRQRRYLTCEICGKKHNKSICSQAESNTPDLNKDNKNVITAISHYDKNKTNFSRGNIFLQTCAALVRNDETNEFETVRLMLDNGSMRTFITREVSEKLKLKVIRKESLSVYSFGAKQAKEHSYNIVRVELKNREDPSLRIEVEALVTENISATTLPAPNNNITKTYYKLKHLQLADNIDNRGKNISILIGVDYYYEIVSGRIKRLNNKLVATETIFGWCLQGHVGLSNDLMTMKIVVDEKDISDQLKQFWDLENLGVEGVEEDDFEKHTVDKEIMKQFEENIVYQNKRYTVKFPWKTNMKEYLANNFEVAKRRFSHLKSKFIKDKSLYLDYKAVIEDHLKEGIIKKVITCEEEKPSFYLPHRAVIREDKTTTRLRVVFDASSHAKGQLSLNDCLHTGINLIPDLFEILIGFREQAVAITADIKKAFLQIQIAEEDQNYTSFFWTEDPEKEEEEIFKMTRVLFGVKSSPFLLAATIQYHLKRWSLIQSLRSKFWKRWSQEYLNSLQSRAKWKLPELNIKPGQLVLLKDNSKSPMEWNLARIERTYPGTDGLVRVADIRTPKGIFRRSINRLCPLPFEEGVGQLSNGGRDVPS; encoded by the exons aTGGATGAACTTTCTAAATTGAGAAAAACCAGAGGTTTGCATAGATCTTCAGTTACAAAGTACATTAACAAGATTAATAGCGATTTGGAAGAGAAAATAGATTCTCTTACCACCAAAGATTTGCAAGAGgccttaaattatttgaatatatcgtCTACACAGTTAAAAGACTATGATAAACCTATACAAAATCTAATCAAAGATGATAAGGAATTCGAAACCGAAATTGAGTCGGCTTtcgaatacaatgaaaaaatcatAGTTTGTTTGTCCAAGTTATCAgcgcaattaaaatgtttacaagacGAATCAGAGCGCCAATCAATATcatcaaatgtttctttattaggCGCTACAGGAAATCCTAATTTAGATGCAATAAACAACACTCAGGAAAGTTCAGCCATCGTACCTGtaaacgaatataattttaagaccataaaattgcctaaacttacaattgaaaaatattatggagACCCCTGTTGCTGGttagaattttggaatcaatttcaaaattctattgataataacaaatctctgtcaaaaatagataaattctcatatttaaagtcACTATTAGGGGGTGCGGCCGCTATTGCGGTTAATGGCTTTGCGCTCTCAGACGAGAATTATGATCAggctttaaaattgttgaaacaaagatttggcagAGAAGAACTGGTTATTAACGCACACATgtcaaaattactaaatcttGTACCAGTaactgattcaaataatatttatggtcTTAGGAAGTTATATGATGCCGTAGAGATAAACTTAAGAAGtttagaatcattaaaagttaCTTCAGAGATGTATGGGCATTTACTCTatcccattttaattaaattgattcccGAAGATCTTGTccttgaatttaatagaaaaaaagttgataattcgGTGAAGTTCGAATTTAATGTAactgaattactaaattttttaagaattgaaattgaatgtagAGAATCCTCTGCGCTTATGCATACCGCAAAAGGCGATAAACGCAAAGAAAATTCGCCCCCGAAAGCGAAACAGAATCCTTTCAACAACTTCAGTCGAAACACAGCTAGCTCGCATGATATATTGCGAAGTCCAAGGTCAAGCGCAAAACCGAAGGATCTTCAATGTTTTTCCGCGTCAGCTTTAaacgaaaattgtttatattgtaaaGGTGAGCATCAATCGGAGTTATGTTCTCAAACCGACTTAGAAACGAAACTCGGTGTTTTAAAACAAGATGGCAGATGTTTTTTATGCTTGAAGCCAAAACATCGAGTTAATGAATGCCGCCAGAGAAGATATTTGACATGTGAAATATGTGGAAAGAAGCATAATAAATCTATTTGCTCTCAAGCAGAATCTAATACACCCGATTTGAATAAAGATAATAAGAACGTAATTACCGCAATTTCACATtacgataaaaacaaaacaaacttttctcgcggtaatatatttcttcaaacatgTGCAGCCCTAGTACGCAATGATGAAACAAACGAATTTGAAACAGTACGACTAATGTTAGATAATGGAAGTATGAGAACATTTATAACACgtgaagtttcagaaaaattaaagttaaaagtaataagaaaagaatctttATCGGTATACTCTTTTGGCGCTAAACAAGCAAAGGAACATTCTTACAATATAGTGAGAGTAGAATTAAAAAACCGTGAGGATCCCTCTTTACGTATTGAAGTAGAAGCTTTGGTTACAGAAAACATTTCAGCCACTACTCTTCCTGCACCTAACAACAATATTACTAAAACGTACTATAAATTGAAGCATTTACAGCTAGCTGATAATATTGATAATAGAGGCAAGAATATCTCAATATTAATTGGTgtagattattattatgaaatcgtTTCAggcagaataaaaagattaaacaacAAACTGGTAGCGACTGAAACAATTTTTGGATGGTGCTTGCAAGGTCACgtaggtttatcaaatgatttaatgacCATGAAGATTGTAGTAGATGAAAAGGATATTTCGGACCAACTTAAACAATTTTGGGATCTTGAGAATTTAGGGGTAGAAGGGGTTGAAGAGgatgatttcgaaaaacatactgtagataaagaaattatgaaacaatttgaagaaaatattgtttatcaaaataaaagatatactgtAAAGTTTCCttggaaaacaaatatgaaagaatatttagctAATAACTTTGAAGTGGCTAAAAGGAGGTTttcgcatttaaaatcaaaatttattaaagataaatcgttatatttagattataaagCTGTTATTGAAGATCATTTAAAAGAAGGTatcattaagaaagttataacatgtgaagaagaaaaaccttcattttatttgcctcaCAGGGCGGTAATAAGGGAAGATAAAACTACCACTCGTTTGAGAGTGGTATTTGACGCGAGTTCTCATGCGAAAGGACAGTTGTCGTTAAATGATTGTTTACATACTGGTATCAATCTCATTCCAGatctttttgagattttaataggttTTAGAGAGCAGGCTGTTGCCATAACTGCCGACATAAAGAAGGCCTTTCTGCAAATACAGATTGCCGAAGAAGATCAGAATTATACTAGTTTTTTCTGGACGGAAGATCCGGAAAAGGAAGAAGAGGAAATTTTCAAGATGACTCGAGTTCTTTTCGGTGTCAAATCAAGCCCCTTCCTCCTTGCAGCTACAATCCAATACCATCTAAAGAG ATGGTCTCTCATCCAGTCTCTTAGAtccaaattttggaaaagatggaGTCAAGAATATCTCAACTCCTTGCAGTCTCGAGCTAAATGGAAACTACCTGAACTGAACATCAAACCCGGACAGCTGGTACTCCTGAAGGATAATAGCAAGAGCCCCATGGAATGGAACTTGGCCCGAATTGAAAGGACATATCCTGGAACAGATGGACTAGTCCGTGTCGCAGACATCAGAACCCCTAAAGGAATTTTTCGGCGAAGTATCAACAGACTCTGCCCACTCCCTTTCGAAGAAGGTGTTGGACAACTGTCCAACGGGGGCCGGGATGTTccgtcttag